CCAGCTCAGGTTCCCGAACCGGCTGCCGATGGTGCTGTCGCTGGGCGCGTGCATCCTGTTGGCATCCTTCTTCATCGTCACCTTCTCCGAGGTCATCCGCCGCCGCGGCGTCGGAACCCAGGAAGGCTCGGCAATCTAGGCATGCGACGGTTGGGGGCCCCACAATGGGCTCCCAACCGGCCTCTACCTTTGTGACGATCTGGCCCTTGCGTCCCTTACAGCCGTTCCGCCGCGAAAGAAGCGCAAGACGACGTTGACGCTATCCGCCGTAGCGCAACAACGGTTCGCCTTGAAGGCCAGCAGAATCAGACAGCGTACGCAGGCTGATCAACCGCTCGCCCGTGCCGACATAACTGTCGTCTTCGCAAAAGACCAGTTGGGGCGGCACGTCGCCAAGCTCGGCGTGGTGGAGCAATGCGAAGAGCAAGAGCGCCTTGTCACGGTCGGTGCCGGTGTTCAGCAGCAGCACTTCATCAGGCAGAGCGAGCCGGTCGCGGTCGTCAAAAATGGACTCGCGACCGTCGATGCCTCGAACGACGGCGATAGCATGATCAAGCGTGTCAATGTCGGCGGCCGCCTCGCGCGCCCTGTGTTCGCGAAGTGCTGCCACAACGTAGGCCTCGGGATTGCGTACGTTAAGGCGGCGGAAGGCGACGAGGGCGGCTTCAAAGGTCGCTCCGGGTTTGTCGGCCGCCAGACCCTCCAAGAGGCGTGTCGCGTCATCCGCTGATTGCAGGCTGTCAAAGTCATCCAGCGACACGTTGCCGAGCGGATGGTGCGTGAAGGTAACGTCGTTGCTGCAGGCCTCGGCGATCTGCCTCAGTTCAACGCCAAAGAAGGCCGAGAGGTCCCGCCGTATTGCTTGCCAGCGGTCCTGTTCGATCGAACTTTGACCAGCGCGCAGATAGAACGTGCCGCGCGGCGTGATGACACGATCGATCGTGACCATGCGGTTGTCGAAGGCACGTTGGGCATCGCCGCCGGTGTTGGTGGCGACCTCTTGCGCCCAACGTTCGGAATCGAAGAACTCTTTCTTGCCGTTGAACCAGAACATCGTGCCGCTGTGGCGGATGAAGGCCGTGTAATGCTCGGGCGAACCAATGAACATGATGTCGCCTGCCGAAACCTCATCCAGGACGCAGGCCAGGGATGAGATCAGGATCGCTTCGTCCGCGCAGCAGGTGATGCCGTAGGGTTTGTGTTTCTTGCGTTGAAGGATGCGGCGGTTGGCGTGAATGATGTCGAGGGTCGTGTATATGTATTCGGGAAACTTACCGCGTTCGACATGGGGTTTAAGCACGTTCTTCGGATCGAGGTCGCCATCGGCAATGCGCTGTTCGTTATGCCGGACCATCAGGTCGAGAGCGTATCGGATCGGCCCGTCGCGATCGCCGGATGCTTCTGTCTCGATATCCAGAAGACCCCAGATGTCGCTGATATCCTTCTGGCCCAGATGAAAGAAGTGATTGTTCACGTAGTGTGCGATCTCGTTCATGACCGCGTGCTGATGGTCGCCGGCTTCGGCTCCGGCTTTTTCGCTAATCTTGTCGCGGAACAACCAAAGCGCAGGCGACATTAGATTGGAGAAAACCAGCCCCATTAACAGGTCGGGGTCACACACGCCGTCGAACAGTGACGTGCGTGCCGCGCGCGACATGCGATCGAGGCTATCGGAGGAATCGGTCATGGCGATGCCAGTTTCTCTTCAGCCCGTTTGAGGAACATGAGCGGCAGGATCGCCAACAGGCACAACACCGCCGCAAGCGAAAAGGCGATCAAGAACGCCTCCGCCATCAGGTCGACCGACTGGGTGTTGGTGGACGATCCGTAGTGCGGGCTGTTTGCCTTCAGGTAAACCTGGGAGAACACGGTTTCAAAGGCCACGATACCCAGGAGCTGCGCGACACTCCGTGTGCTCGACATCGCTGTTGAGGCTTCGATGCTCTTCTCGTGCGGTGCGCTCTGCATCGCAAGGCGCATCATCTGCGGATAGTGCATGCCGATGCCAAACCCGAACACAGCCATCGCGATCCCGAAGATCCAGAACGGAAGGCGCTGCGGGCCGAAGGCGAAGACCGCGGCGCCGGCTGCGGCAATGACGAGGCCGGCCACACAGACGTCGCGAACATGAAACCGTTCGGCAAAACGCGCCGACTGCAGGCTCGACAACGCGAGACCGGCCGACATGGCCATCAGCAGAAAACCGGCATTTTGAACCGACAACCCCTTGAACCACTCGGTGTGGATAGGGAACAGGAACTGGGCGCCGGCGCTGACAAAAAGTATGAAAAAGATCGACGAGAGGCTCAGGCCGAACACTCGTCGTCCGAACATCGACATATCGATTGCGCTGTGTTCGCTGCGGATCTCCCACCAGATGAACGCCGCAAAGGCAACCACGCAGCCGACAAAGCAGCCGAGAATGGCAGGTGACGTCCAACCCCATTCGCGACCTTGGTTAAAACCGACAACCAGGAAGGCCAGGAAGACGAAGCCCAGTATCGACCCCGCGGTGTCCAGTCGCCTTTTGGCTTCACCGCTCTTCGCTGGCGGGCGCGCCGGCATCGCGCGCAGCGCCCACAAGCCGAACAGGCAGATCGGAACATTGACGATGAAGATCCACTGCCAGCCCAGGTAGAATGTGATCAACCCGCCCAAGCCAGGCCCCAAGGAGAAACCGACATAGGGTGCAAATGTGTAAATGCCAAAGGCCCGACCTTGCCGCTCCTCAGGGACCATGGTCCGCAGAACCGCAGGCCCCAACACATAGAGGATGGACCCGCCAAGCGCCTGGACGGCGCGCGCGGCGGTCAGCGTCACGATGTCGTTTGACAGCGAACAGAACACCGACAGCCCGCCAAAGATCAGAAAGCCGCAGGCCATCATGCGCCTGATGCCGAACCGTGTCCCCAGCGTGCCGACGGAGACGGTGAAACCAACGAAGACCAGGGTGTAGACCAGCACGACCCATGACGTCGCCGACAGGCCTATGCCGAACTCATGAGCGATGACCGGGATGGCGACATAAAGCGCGGCGAAATCGAAGCCTGCGAGGAACGCGCCAAGCCAAGCTGTGCCTAAGATGAGCCCGGCTCCGGATCGGATCATCGGATCAGGCCTCTGCGGTGCATGGGGCCGATGCCATCACGCCAAGCCGTCGGTACCCGCGCCACAAATGAGGGCGCACACGTTGTTGCCACTGGCGCGGCCGGTCTGCAGCGCGGCGAGGGACGCGGCGCCGCTGAGTTCGGCGGCGACGGCGCATTCCGACCAGAGCCAACGCGCGGCCGTCGCCATCTCGTCGTCATCGACCAGCACGATGTCGTCGACATGGTCACCGATGAGGTCGAGGTTGAGCTGCTCGCTGCGCCGCGGCGCCAAGGTGCCGGCGCGTGTCGCGATGGTCTCCAGCGTGACCAGTTCACCGGCGGTGCGGCTGGCATGGTGGGTCGGTGCGCCGACCGGCTCGACGCCGATGACCTGTATGTCGGGCCGCTTCGCGCGGACGGCGGCTGCGACGCCGGCGATCAGGCCACCGCCGCCGATGGCGACAACCAGCGTGTCGATATCCGGCGTTTGCTTCAGGATCTCCAGGCCGACAGTGCCTTGCCCGGCGATCACCGCGGGGTCGGCGAAGGGATGGACATAGGTCATACCGCGCTCGCCTGCGGCGGCAAGCGCGGCGGCGTTGGCGTCGTCCCATACCGCGCCCTCGACCACGACGTCCGCGCCCCAGTTCCGTATCGCGTCGGCCTTGGCCGAAGGTGTCGAGGTCGGCAGGAAGATGACGGCGGGCACGCCAGCATGGTGTGCCGCATAGGCGACGGCGAGACCGTGGTTGCCGCCGGACGCGGTGATCAGGCCACGCCGGCGCTCGTCATGGGTCAGCGTCATCAGCTTCGACATGGCGCCACGCGGTTTGAACGAACCGGTGACCTGAAGGTTCTCCAGCTTGAGCGTCAGATGTTGGACGCCGATCGCCTGGCGCACCGGTTCAACGTCCAGAACCGGCGTCGACCGCACGGCGCCCTTGATGCGTTTCCGGGCTTCTTCGATGTCGGTGAGGTCAACGCTCATGGCGCTTCCTCCGTGTCGCCGGCCGGGCCGATGCTGGGACGGTCGACATTCACCGCCTTGATCATGGCGTAGACCGGCAGGCCCTCGCGAATGCCAAGCTCCTGGCGAGATTTCTCGGTGATCCGCGCCAGTAGCGGGCAGCCGATGTCGAGTACCAGATCGACCTGGCCACCATCGGTCTCGACGATGCGCTGGACAGTGCCGGGCAGGATGTTGAGCACGCTGACCTGCTCGGGCGGTTTCAGGGCGATCGCGACATCGCGCGCGCGGATACGTACGCGCACCCTGTTGCCCGGCGCCTGGTCGAGACGCGGCACGGTCAGCGTGCCGCCGGGCACCGACAGCGTGGTGAGGTCCCAGCCGGGATCATCACCGATCACCTGGGCCGGTACGACGGAACCGGCCCAGAACCGCCCGGTCAGGGGTGCCAGGTCGGGCCGGCTCATGATGTCCTCGACCGAGCCGCTGGCCTGCATGTGGCCGTTGTGGATGACGACGACGTCATCGGCCAGGCGGATGACCTCTTCGACCGCGTGGCTGACATAGACAACGGGCATGGCGGCGTCGGATGGCAAGCGCTGGATAAAGGGTAGGATCTCGTTCTTGCGCGGGCCGTCGAGCGAGGCGAGGGGTTCGTCCATCAGCAAGAGATCGGGGCTGGCCAGGAGCGCCCGGCCGATGGCGACGCGCTGGCGCTCGCCTCCTGAGAGTTCGTGGGGGCGCCGGCGCAGCAGATGAGCGAGATCGAGCAACTCGACCACATCGTCGAAGCCTAGTCGCCGGTCGCCCGCCGGCAGCAGGTTCATGCCGTAGCCCAGATTGCGCGCGGTCGTCATATGAGGGAACAGCCGGGCGTCCTGAAAGACATAGCCCAATCGGCGTTTCTCCGGCGGCAAGTCGACTTGCCGGTCGGAATCGAACAGGACGCGATCACCGGCGGCGATACGGCCGCGATCCGGTTGGACGAGCCCGGCGATCATGTTGATCAGGGTGGTTTTTCCAGATCCAGAGGGTCCGAAAAACGATGTAATTCCAATTCGTTCGATGTCGATCTTCACAGACAGGGAGAAGTCTGGAATTTCCCTGGCGACGTCGATCGAGATCATGCGCTCGCTCCGGCCAGGCGGCGTTGCGCGCGCCGCGCCAGGACTTCCGAGGCGGCCAAAGCGGCAAAGGCCAGGATGCAGGAGATGATGACCAGTCTGAGCGCGGCATCTTCGCCGCCCGGCGACTGGGCGACGCTATAGAGGGCAAGCGGCAGGGTCTGGGTTTCGCCGGGAATGTTCGAAACGAACGTGATGGTCGCGCCGAACTCACCGATCGAGCGCGCGAAGGCCAGGACACATCCGGTGATGATGCCGGGCAGGATGAGCGGCAACGTCACGGTAACGAACACCCGCTTCGGCGAGGCGCCAAGCGTTCGCGCCGCCGTCTCCAGCCGGCGGTCGACCAGATCAAGGCCCAGCCGGATCGCGCGCACCATCAAGGGAAATGCCACGACGGCGGAGGCCAGCGCCGCGCCCTCCCAGGTGAAGATCAGTGTGATCGCGAACCAATCGTACAGCAGGCTGCCGATCGGTCCCTTGCGGCCCATCAGAACCAGCAACAAGTAACCGACGACGACCGGCGGCAGGACCAGCGGCAGATGAACCAGACCGTTCACGATGCCGCGCCCGGGGAAGGGCACGCGCGCCAGGAGCCAGGCCATCAAGATGCCAAACGGCAAGCTGGCGACGACGGCCACCGCGCCGACCTGAAGGCTCAACACGAGCGCCTCGCGCTCCATGTCGGTTAGGGCGAACAACGGCCCCGACCCGTCAAACGGCGGCCGCGAGCCGGCCAAAGCCGGCATCAAGATCGGCAATAAGATCGTCGGGATCTTCCAGCCCGACATGCAGCCTCAAGAGCACACCGTCTTCCTGCCACGGTGTTATGGCGCGCGCGCGCGAAAGATCGCACGGCACGATCAGGCTTTCATAACCGCCCCACGAATAGCCCATACCGAATAGCTCGAGGCCATCGAGCATGGTCGCCAAGGCCGCGTCGTCGACTGGCTTGACCAGGATGCCGAACAGGCCGCTTGCGCCGGTGAAGTCGCGGCGCCAGATGTCGTGGCCGGGATGCTCGGGCAAGGCGGGGTGCAAGACGCGGATGACTTCGGGCCGTTCGCTCAGCCATGCAGCCACCTTCATCGCGTTCTCATAGTGGCGATCCAATCTAACGGCCAGGGTCCGCAACCCGCGCTGACCGAGATAGGCATCGTCGGGGCCGACATTGTTGCCAAGCGTGGTGAACGCATGCCACAGCCGGTCCATGTGCTTTTCGCGTGCGGTGGCGACGCCCAGCATCGCATCGGAATGACCGACGATGTATTTGGTGGCGGCCTGGATCGAGATATCCGCGCCCAGCGCTATCGGTCTATAGAAGTATCCGGCACCCCACGTGTTGTCGCAGAGAACGATAGCGTCGCGATCGTGGGCGGCTTCGGCGATGGCCGGAAGGTCCTGGATCTCGAACGTGATCGATCCCGGCGATTCCGTATAGACAATGCGGGTGTTGTCCTGGATCAGATTGGCGATGCCGGCGCCGATCATGGGGTCATAGAACGTGGTTTCGACACCGAAGCGCTTCAGCATGCCCAGAGCCAAGTTGCGGGTGGGTTGATAGGCGGAATCGGTGATCAGGATGTGGTCGCCGGCCTCCAGGAAGGCCATCAACACGGTCGCGATGGCCGCCTTGCCGGAGCCGCAGGTGATCGCCCAGTCGCCACCCTCCAGCGCCGCCATGGCCTCCTGCAGCGCGAAGGTGGTCGGCGTGCCGTAGCGGCCATAGACGACCTGACGGTAATCCTTGCCGCTGGCGCCGTTGAGTGCCTCCAGGGTCTCAAACAGCACGGTCGAGGCGTGGTAGACGGGTGGGTTGACGATGCCGTGGTTGGCCTCGGGGTCGCGCCCCGCGTTAACGATGACCGTTTCTGGTTTCATGATGTTCCCGGCTGAACCCTGCTGTCGCGCCATCATGGCATTGGGCCGGGTCCAGAACCAAGCCTTCCTGCCAGATAGACCCGGCTTTAGAGATCCTGGCTTGGCGAGGGCAGGTTGGTTAGCGCGGGATGTGGCTTCTGCTCGACCTCGGTGCGCCCGACGACGTTGAACCCCGCGCGTTGATACATGCCGAGCGCGCGCGGGTTGTCGGCGGTGTCGGTTTCGACGGTGACAATGCGAGTCTCCGCGCGCCATGCGGCGTCCACCGACCAGTTAAGCAGAAACCGGCCCAGGCCCTGTCCTGTGAACTCCGGCACCAGGCCCAGATGCGTGATCTCGACGCGCGTTTCGCCGCGAAAGTCCAGTTCGGTGAAGCCCGCGGGCACACCGGCGACGTAGAGCACGTAGATTTCGATCTTGTCATTGTGAATGAGGGCGGCGAGTTCGTCGTCGCTCAGGTCGCGTCGGTCGGTCCACAGCCATGGCCGGCCGATCGTCTCGTAGAGGTAGCGATAAAAAGAGAGTGTCGGCTTTTCCGCGCGTAGGACTGCGAGCTTGCGCAAGGGCGCGGCGACGGTTGGCCGACGTGGCCGCGCGGTCATTTCTAGATAGGTGACGACGACCTTCAGGGTGTTGCCATCCGTTTCTGCGCTTTCCTCTTCACCGTTTCAGGCCGGACCAGTCGCGACCGGCGTATCGTCATGCCCGCCCCATTCGGTCCAGGAGCCGTCGTAGACGGCGACCTTCTTGCTACCAATCAAATGCAGGGCGAGCGCTAGAAAGGTCGCGCTGATTCCCGAACCGCAGGTCGTGATGATCGACTTCTTGGGATCGATGCCGATACCCGCAAACGCCGCGGTGATGGCGTCGGCATCGACGACCGTGCCGTCTGCCGGGTTCAACAGGTTGCCATAGGGCAGGTTGCTGCTGCCCGGGATATGGCCGCCACGAAGTCCGGGCCGTATCTCCGGTTCGTCACCGGTGAAGCGGCCGGCGCCGCGCGCATCGATGACCTGCTCGCGCTGGCTGTCCAGGTTGGCGCGCACCTGGTTGAGATCGCGTACCAGAAAGGTATTCAAGCGCGCGGTGAAGTGGCGCTCCTTCGGCGTTGTCGCTTCGTCGGTGACCGGGCGTCCCTCGGCGAGCCATTTGGCGAGCCCGCCGTCCAGGACGGCCACGTCGTCGTGGCCGAAGACGCGGAACATCCACCAAACGCGCGCGGCCGCCATCATGTTCCCGCCGTCGTAGACGAC
The sequence above is drawn from the Pseudomonadota bacterium genome and encodes:
- a CDS encoding MFS transporter — protein: MIRSGAGLILGTAWLGAFLAGFDFAALYVAIPVIAHEFGIGLSATSWVVLVYTLVFVGFTVSVGTLGTRFGIRRMMACGFLIFGGLSVFCSLSNDIVTLTAARAVQALGGSILYVLGPAVLRTMVPEERQGRAFGIYTFAPYVGFSLGPGLGGLITFYLGWQWIFIVNVPICLFGLWALRAMPARPPAKSGEAKRRLDTAGSILGFVFLAFLVVGFNQGREWGWTSPAILGCFVGCVVAFAAFIWWEIRSEHSAIDMSMFGRRVFGLSLSSIFFILFVSAGAQFLFPIHTEWFKGLSVQNAGFLLMAMSAGLALSSLQSARFAERFHVRDVCVAGLVIAAAGAAVFAFGPQRLPFWIFGIAMAVFGFGIGMHYPQMMRLAMQSAPHEKSIEASTAMSSTRSVAQLLGIVAFETVFSQVYLKANSPHYGSSTNTQSVDLMAEAFLIAFSLAAVLCLLAILPLMFLKRAEEKLASP
- a CDS encoding pyridoxal-phosphate dependent enzyme, which translates into the protein MSVDLTDIEEARKRIKGAVRSTPVLDVEPVRQAIGVQHLTLKLENLQVTGSFKPRGAMSKLMTLTHDERRRGLITASGGNHGLAVAYAAHHAGVPAVIFLPTSTPSAKADAIRNWGADVVVEGAVWDDANAAALAAAGERGMTYVHPFADPAVIAGQGTVGLEILKQTPDIDTLVVAIGGGGLIAGVAAAVRAKRPDIQVIGVEPVGAPTHHASRTAGELVTLETIATRAGTLAPRRSEQLNLDLIGDHVDDIVLVDDDEMATAARWLWSECAVAAELSGAASLAALQTGRASGNNVCALICGAGTDGLA
- the modC gene encoding molybdenum ABC transporter ATP-binding protein translates to MISIDVAREIPDFSLSVKIDIERIGITSFFGPSGSGKTTLINMIAGLVQPDRGRIAAGDRVLFDSDRQVDLPPEKRRLGYVFQDARLFPHMTTARNLGYGMNLLPAGDRRLGFDDVVELLDLAHLLRRRPHELSGGERQRVAIGRALLASPDLLLMDEPLASLDGPRKNEILPFIQRLPSDAAMPVVYVSHAVEEVIRLADDVVVIHNGHMQASGSVEDIMSRPDLAPLTGRFWAGSVVPAQVIGDDPGWDLTTLSVPGGTLTVPRLDQAPGNRVRVRIRARDVAIALKPPEQVSVLNILPGTVQRIVETDGGQVDLVLDIGCPLLARITEKSRQELGIREGLPVYAMIKAVNVDRPSIGPAGDTEEAP
- the modB gene encoding molybdate ABC transporter permease subunit, which encodes MPALAGSRPPFDGSGPLFALTDMEREALVLSLQVGAVAVVASLPFGILMAWLLARVPFPGRGIVNGLVHLPLVLPPVVVGYLLLVLMGRKGPIGSLLYDWFAITLIFTWEGAALASAVVAFPLMVRAIRLGLDLVDRRLETAARTLGASPKRVFVTVTLPLILPGIITGCVLAFARSIGEFGATITFVSNIPGETQTLPLALYSVAQSPGGEDAALRLVIISCILAFAALAASEVLARRAQRRLAGASA
- the metC gene encoding cystathionine beta-lyase; translated protein: MKPETVIVNAGRDPEANHGIVNPPVYHASTVLFETLEALNGASGKDYRQVVYGRYGTPTTFALQEAMAALEGGDWAITCGSGKAAIATVLMAFLEAGDHILITDSAYQPTRNLALGMLKRFGVETTFYDPMIGAGIANLIQDNTRIVYTESPGSITFEIQDLPAIAEAAHDRDAIVLCDNTWGAGYFYRPIALGADISIQAATKYIVGHSDAMLGVATAREKHMDRLWHAFTTLGNNVGPDDAYLGQRGLRTLAVRLDRHYENAMKVAAWLSERPEVIRVLHPALPEHPGHDIWRRDFTGASGLFGILVKPVDDAALATMLDGLELFGMGYSWGGYESLIVPCDLSRARAITPWQEDGVLLRLHVGLEDPDDLIADLDAGFGRLAAAV
- a CDS encoding GNAT family N-acetyltransferase, producing the protein MRKLAVLRAEKPTLSFYRYLYETIGRPWLWTDRRDLSDDELAALIHNDKIEIYVLYVAGVPAGFTELDFRGETRVEITHLGLVPEFTGQGLGRFLLNWSVDAAWRAETRIVTVETDTADNPRALGMYQRAGFNVVGRTEVEQKPHPALTNLPSPSQDL
- the sseA gene encoding 3-mercaptopyruvate sulfurtransferase is translated as MANSDALVSTEWLAQHLTSPDVRVVDGSWYLPTEERDPRAEYAEQHIAGAVFFDIDDIADEKSDLPHMLPSPEKFSSRVRKLGLGDGVRIVVYDGGNMMAAARVWWMFRVFGHDDVAVLDGGLAKWLAEGRPVTDEATTPKERHFTARLNTFLVRDLNQVRANLDSQREQVIDARGAGRFTGDEPEIRPGLRGGHIPGSSNLPYGNLLNPADGTVVDADAITAAFAGIGIDPKKSIITTCGSGISATFLALALHLIGSKKVAVYDGSWTEWGGHDDTPVATGPA